The following coding sequences lie in one Apium graveolens cultivar Ventura chromosome 3, ASM990537v1, whole genome shotgun sequence genomic window:
- the LOC141713291 gene encoding uncharacterized protein LOC141713291: MKLGVPSACCSSCCTSSSFGGKPLRLRLNSHKNNTTNFTCRANLITDSESFQVGKLIATYGFMNITSFSGSPSALDNELRLRVQDVGQGNVNIRLYGGRVIQGPLRGTPVIFKVYPGQQLGGSESDMMAANELNAHTFLQSSSRTRCQNIQVLLGGFETKMGEQWLAFRDHGKYSAADYAKLKSQKLSQDQNFWNPFEKEQLIKRRRFYVVKLLHGAISGLSYMHDHDRLHQSLGPASVVVNTTAEKEAAYLIPRLRDLAFSVDIRYSRLGERPSTLSEGLWRRASAAGADSPMEKRAFGIADDIYEAGLLFAYLAFIPFCEAGIMDSLSLQRLLESTFRLDIQAARDYCLVDDRFLEAVKFLDLGGGAGWELLQAMLNPDFRKRPIAEAVVNHRFMTGAVL, encoded by the exons ATGAAACTAGGGGTACCTTCTGCTTGCTGCTCGTCTTGTTGTACGTCCAGTAGCTTTGGAGGGAAGCCTCTGAGGTTGAGGTTGAATTCACACAAAAACAACACCACCAACTTTACTTGTCGCGCTAACCTTATCACTGATTCCGAATCTTTTCAAGTTGGCAAGCTCATTGCCACCTATGGTTTCATGAATATTACCag TTTCTCTGGATCCCCATCAGCTTTGGACAATGAATTGAGATTGAGAGTCCAGGATGTAGGACAGGGCAATGTAAACATCAG GCTTTATGGAGGCAGAGTCATTCAGGGCCCGCTACGAGGTACTCCTGTTATTTTTAAG GTGTATCCTGGGCAGCAACTTGGTGGTTCTGAATCTGACATGATGGCAGCAAATGAGCTGAATGCTCATACCTTCCTTCAA AGCAGTTCAAGGACTCGGTGTCAGAATATCCAAGTCCTCTTGGGAGGTTTTGAGACCAAAATGGGTGAGCAG TGGCTGGCTTTTCGTGATCACGGAAAATACAGTGCTGCAGATTACGCAAAACTTAAAAGCCAAAAGTTGTCACAAGACCAAAACTTTTGGAACCCGTTTGAAAAAGAGCAGCTCATAAAGCGCAGAAGATTTTATGTTGTAAAGCTCCTTCACGGTGCAATTAGTGGCCTGTCATACATGCATGACCATGACAGATTGCACCAGAGTCTTGGACCTGCTTCTGTTGTTGTGAA TACAACAGCTGAGAAAGAAGCTGCTTACCTGATTCCAAGACTCCGGGACCTAGCCTTTTCAGTTGACATAAG GTACTCAAGGTTAGGTGAAAGGCCGAGTACACTATCAGAAGGATTATGGAGAAGGGCATCTGCTGCTGGTGCAGACAGTCCTATGGAAAAAAGAGCCTTTGGAATTGCAGATGACAT ATATGAAGCTGGTCTTCTCTTTGCATATTTGGCGTTTATTCCATTTTGTGAAGCCGGAATCATGGATAGCCTTTCGTTGCAA AGGCTTCTGGAGAGTACATTCCGACTTGATATTCAAGCTGCAAGAGA TTATTGCCTAGTAGACGATCGTTTCTTAGAAGCTGTCAAGTTTCTGGACCTTGGTGGCGGTGCTGGTTGGGAGTTACTGCAG GCAATGTTAAATCCTGACTTTCGGAAAAGGCCAATTGCGGAAGCTGTTGTAAATCATCGTTTCATGACTGGAGCGGTCCTTTGA